The Erythrolamprus reginae isolate rEryReg1 chromosome 5, rEryReg1.hap1, whole genome shotgun sequence genome window below encodes:
- the LOC139168251 gene encoding cytochrome P450 2J2-like, whose amino-acid sequence MLIEGFLLFALLIFAVKFLQLQQARSRLPPGPVPLPILGNLWLLDFALKRETLAKLSSIYGEIYTIWLGTEPMVVLNGYKAVKEGLVTCSEETSGRPLTPLFLDLMGEKGIFMTSGPIWKQQKRFVMTTLRNLGVGKKVLENRIQEEAHCLLQVFKSKKGSLFDPQTLMVKAFANIICNFVFGHRFSEEDAHFNKILKTVHMIIYVFATRWGRAYNTFPQIMQKFQKPYRQLFEHNEFLHNFVKDKVQSHKERWEEGNEPQDLIDCYLEFISKNKGDSGSIFSEENMVQIIVDLLIGGTQTSTTTLYWGLLYLLKYPDVQEKIHHEIDAILGPSQLITYEDRNRLPYTNAVLHEIVRYSNVSATGPLRKCLKDVVIKGFPIGKGTLLLPNSHSVLYDPECWETPWKFNPEHFLDSEGNFVNNEAYLPFSTGRRACVGESLARIELFVFFTNLLRSFKYQLPPGVKDVSFEEIKEISGINRQPIPYNLCAFPREAA is encoded by the exons ATGTTGATCGAAGGATTCTTGCTTTTTGCCCTTTTGATTTTTGCTGTCAAATTTCTACAGTTGCAACAGGCACGGAGTCGGCTTCCCCCCGGCCCGGTTCCTCTTCCAATCCTTGGCAATTTATGGCTGTTGGACTTTGCTCTGAAACGAGAGACGTTGGCAAAG TTATCAAGCATCTATGGGGAAATCTACACCATCTGGCTGGGGACAGAACCAATGGTTGTGCTGAATGGCTACAAGGCTGTGAAAGAAGGACTCGTCACTTGCTCAGAGGAGACCTCTGGAAGGCCGTTGACCCCTTTGTTCCTGGATCTGATGGGTGAGAAAG GTATTTTTATGACCAGCGGCCCCATCTGGAAACAGCAGAAGCGCTTTGTCATGACGACGCTGCGGAATCTGGGTGTGGGAAAGAAGGTCTTGGAGAACCGGATCCAGGAGGAGGCGCATTGTCTTCTGCAGGTGTTCAAGAGCAAGAAAG gATCCCTCTTTGACCCCCAAACTCTGATGGTCAAAGCTTTTGCAAACATTATATGCAATTTTGTGTTTGGTCATCGCTTTTCCGAAGAGGATGCCCATTTCAACAAGATATTAAAAACCGTCCACATGATTATCTATGTTTTTGCTACCAGATGGGGCAGG GCCTACAACACTTTTCCCCAAATTATGCAGAAATTTCAGAAGCCTTACCGGCAGTTGTTTGAACACAACGAATTCTTGCACAATTTCGTCAAGGACAAGGTGCAGAGTCACAAGGAGAGGTGGGAAGAAGGCAATGAACCACAGGATTTGATCGACTGCTATTTGGAGTTCATATCCAAG AACAAAGGAGACTCCGGTTCCATTTTCAGCGAGGAAAACATGGTTCAAATTATTGTTGACCTGTTGATTGGAGGaacacagaccagcaccactacGCTGTACTGGGGCCTCCTTTATTTGCTCAAATATCCAGATGTGCAAG AAAAAATCCACCATGAAATAGATGCCATTCTGGGGCCTTCTCAACTGATCACTTACGAGGATCGGAACAGATTACCCTACACAAACGCCGTGCTGCATGAAATTGTTCGCTACAGCAATGTTTCGGCCACTGGGCCCTTACGGAAATGCCTGAAGGACGTTGTGATCAAGGGATTCCCAATTGGAAAG GGAACGCTTCTGCTGCCCAATTCCCATTCGGTGCTGTATGACCCAGAGTGCTGGGAAACTCCTTGGAAATTTAATCCGGAGCATTTCCTCGATTCCGAAGGCAATTTTGTGAACAATGAAGCTTACTTGCCATTCTCAACAG GGCGGCGTGCCTGTGTTGGGGAGTCCTTGGCCCGAATTGAGCTCTTTGTTTTCTTCACCAACCTTCTCCGTTCATTCAAGTACCAGCTCCCACCAGGAGTAAAGGACGTCAGCTTTGAGGAAATAAAAGAGATCTCCGGGATCAACCGCCAGCCCATCCCGTATAACCTCTGCGCTTTTCCACGCGAAGCCGCCTGA